One window of the Mycobacterium xenopi genome contains the following:
- a CDS encoding NAD(P)/FAD-dependent oxidoreductase, which produces MTYDADLLVVGGGPAGLATALHARAQGLSVIVAEPRESPIDKACGEGLMPGGLAALTALGVDPAGLPFRGIAYVTEQRRAEALFRSGSGRGVRRTTLHAALAARAKEQDAEWIRTRVTAVEQDACGVAAGGVRAKWLVGADGLHSPIRRAAGITAVAGTPRRYGVRWHFRVPVWSELVEVHWSPWGEAYVTPVEPDLVGVAVLSRHRPDLAWFPWLASLLRGAQPGPARGCGPLRQVVSRRVAGRVLLVGDAAGYEDALTGEGISLAVRQAAAAVTAIVNDDPWSYERAWRRITRNYRLLTRGLVLASAPRPARRAIVPACALLPGVFGRVVNALAQ; this is translated from the coding sequence ATGACGTATGACGCTGATCTGCTGGTGGTCGGCGGCGGCCCGGCCGGCCTCGCCACAGCGTTACACGCGCGCGCCCAAGGGCTTTCGGTTATCGTCGCAGAGCCGCGAGAAAGCCCGATCGACAAAGCATGCGGCGAGGGCCTGATGCCCGGCGGCCTGGCCGCGCTGACGGCGCTGGGCGTCGACCCGGCTGGCCTGCCGTTCCGCGGGATCGCCTACGTCACCGAGCAGCGCCGTGCAGAGGCGTTGTTCCGCAGCGGATCAGGCCGCGGCGTGCGGCGCACCACCTTACATGCCGCGTTGGCGGCGCGCGCCAAAGAACAAGACGCCGAATGGATCCGGACACGTGTCACCGCCGTCGAGCAAGATGCATGCGGGGTCGCCGCTGGTGGTGTCCGCGCTAAATGGCTAGTAGGAGCCGACGGACTGCATTCGCCGATCCGACGGGCCGCGGGAATCACCGCAGTGGCCGGAACGCCACGGCGCTACGGCGTACGCTGGCACTTTCGCGTGCCGGTCTGGTCGGAGCTCGTCGAGGTGCATTGGTCACCCTGGGGTGAAGCGTATGTGACACCGGTCGAACCGGACCTGGTCGGTGTGGCAGTCCTGTCCCGGCATCGACCCGACCTGGCGTGGTTCCCTTGGCTGGCAAGCCTTTTGCGCGGCGCGCAGCCTGGGCCAGCCCGCGGCTGCGGGCCCCTGCGTCAAGTGGTGTCCCGCCGCGTCGCCGGACGAGTGTTGTTGGTGGGAGATGCAGCCGGATACGAGGACGCATTGACCGGGGAGGGCATCAGCCTGGCCGTCAGGCAAGCGGCGGCCGCCGTGACCGCCATCGTCAATGACGACCCGTGGTCGTATGAGAGGGCATGGCGGCGGATTACCCGCAACTACCGGCTGCTGACCCGCGGGCTGGTGCTGGCCAGTGCGCCCCGCCCGGCCCGGCGCGCCATCGTGCCTGCGTGCGCGCTGCTACCCGGCGTTTTCGGTCGGGTAGTGAATGCCCTCGCGCAGTGA
- a CDS encoding isoprenylcysteine carboxyl methyltransferase family protein has product MYYLLILLVGIERLVELTVSKRNARWAFAHGGKEFGHNHYPAMVTLHSALLLGCVVEVWLLHRPFIGWLGWPALGVVGLSQALRWWCVTTLGRRWNTLVIVVPQAPLVRRGPYRWLRHPNYVAVVAEGLALPLVHTAWLTASAFTLANAVLLRVRIRVENAALGYT; this is encoded by the coding sequence GTGTACTACCTGCTGATCCTGTTGGTCGGCATCGAACGCCTGGTGGAGCTGACCGTATCCAAGCGCAACGCGCGGTGGGCTTTTGCTCACGGTGGAAAAGAGTTCGGCCACAACCACTATCCGGCGATGGTCACCCTGCACAGTGCGCTGCTGCTCGGCTGCGTCGTCGAGGTTTGGTTGCTGCATCGCCCCTTTATCGGGTGGCTAGGCTGGCCGGCGCTCGGCGTGGTCGGGCTGAGCCAGGCCCTTCGCTGGTGGTGCGTCACAACGCTGGGCCGGCGCTGGAACACCCTGGTGATCGTTGTGCCGCAAGCCCCACTGGTCCGACGCGGTCCGTATCGCTGGCTTCGCCACCCCAACTACGTGGCCGTGGTGGCTGAAGGTCTGGCGTTGCCGCTGGTGCACACCGCGTGGTTGACCGCGTCCGCATTCACACTGGCCAACGCCGTGTTGCTCAGGGTACGTATCCGGGTCGAGAACGCGGCGCTGGGCTACACATGA